In one Alphaproteobacteria bacterium genomic region, the following are encoded:
- a CDS encoding LysR substrate-binding domain-containing protein, which yields MRQGLRIRQLEALMAVSANGSITAAATELGISQPAVSRLLSDLRKVLGFQLFDKRDGQLTPSQEVRILQPDIKRVLELMRQISDVSQDITKRKAGHINIACLPGFATSHLPGVVASFLKHRPGVSLTIEPDRPERILEWMIGEQYDFGITDGFFGHPAVDSQVVEVNTVCVFPTGHKLEARDSISPRDLAKESIIHTRRDSDFFIQLSKAFQDAHVELNSHIEVRQFTAACELTCERVGVAVVSELDAVKYVGKGLSYRPFLPRLPHALSLVRPTHKTPSLIALEFMEYFKESLKPYALAGRRT from the coding sequence ATGAGGCAGGGATTGAGGATTCGGCAGCTGGAGGCCCTGATGGCGGTGTCGGCCAACGGCTCGATAACCGCCGCGGCGACAGAGCTGGGCATCAGCCAGCCGGCGGTCAGCCGCCTCCTGTCCGACCTGCGGAAAGTGCTCGGGTTTCAGCTGTTCGACAAACGGGACGGGCAACTGACGCCGTCGCAGGAAGTCCGAATCCTGCAGCCCGACATCAAGAGAGTGCTGGAGCTGATGCGGCAGATTTCCGACGTCAGTCAGGACATCACCAAGCGCAAGGCCGGGCATATCAATATCGCATGTCTGCCGGGATTCGCGACCAGCCATCTGCCGGGCGTGGTCGCCAGCTTTCTCAAACACCGGCCGGGGGTCAGTCTGACCATCGAGCCGGATCGCCCTGAGCGGATTCTCGAATGGATGATCGGAGAACAGTACGATTTCGGCATTACCGACGGGTTTTTCGGGCATCCCGCCGTCGACAGTCAGGTGGTCGAGGTCAACACGGTCTGTGTCTTTCCGACAGGCCACAAGCTGGAAGCCCGGGACAGCATCAGCCCCAGGGATCTGGCAAAGGAAAGCATCATCCACACCCGGCGCGACAGCGACTTCTTCATTCAACTGTCAAAAGCGTTTCAGGATGCCCATGTCGAGTTGAACTCGCATATCGAAGTGCGCCAGTTCACGGCGGCCTGTGAGTTGACCTGCGAGCGGGTCGGCGTGGCCGTCGTGAGCGAGCTGGACGCGGTCAAATATGTCGGCAAGGGCTTGAGCTACAGACCGTTTCTGCCACGGCTTCCGCATGCCCTGTCCCTTGTCCGCCCGACGCACAAGACGCCGTCGCTGATCGCGTTGGAGTTCATGGAGTATTTCAAGGAAAGCCTGAAACCCTACGCCTTGGCAGGTCGCCGAACCTAA
- a CDS encoding GNAT family N-acetyltransferase: MSYPSHSQGLPPLPPGMVLREAGPDDVVGLLRLGRSLLSETDHFVRRPEERAGDPSDMQRIVDHYARTPGWAMLNLWDGEQPVAEGVLSVGALARTAHVGTLGIGVLRRYWGRGLGRILMAELERRAVESGIERLEFTVLDHNRRARDFYRRLGYSEEGRRVRSVRYAPDGPSEPVRYGDEIALAKWIGPADCITVGD; this comes from the coding sequence TTGTCCTACCCAAGTCACAGCCAGGGCCTGCCGCCGTTACCACCCGGAATGGTGCTGCGCGAGGCGGGTCCCGACGATGTCGTCGGACTGCTGCGACTGGGGCGGTCCCTTCTGAGCGAAACCGACCATTTCGTGCGCCGGCCGGAAGAGCGGGCGGGCGACCCGTCGGACATGCAGCGCATTGTCGACCATTATGCCCGGACACCCGGCTGGGCGATGCTGAATCTCTGGGACGGGGAGCAACCGGTGGCGGAAGGGGTCCTGTCGGTGGGCGCGCTGGCCCGGACGGCACATGTCGGGACGCTGGGTATCGGCGTCCTGCGACGCTATTGGGGGCGCGGGCTGGGTCGGATCCTGATGGCGGAGCTGGAGCGACGGGCGGTCGAATCCGGGATCGAGCGGCTGGAATTCACGGTGCTGGATCATAATCGTCGGGCGCGGGACTTCTATCGGCGACTCGGTTATTCTGAGGAAGGACGGCGGGTCCGGTCGGTGCGATACGCCCCGGACGGGCCGTCCGAACCGGTCCGTTATGGCGACGAGATCGCCTTGGCGAAATGGATCGGGCCCGCCGATTGCATAACCGTCGGCGATTGA
- the meaB gene encoding methylmalonyl Co-A mutase-associated GTPase MeaB, whose protein sequence is MTDLVQTLAARLRAGDRRALAKAVTLVESARADHREQAEALIAEIMPDTGGAMRVGISGVPGVGKSTFIEAFGTHVTELGHRIAVLAVDPSSKRGGGSILGDKTRMELLSRNRDAFIRPSPAGETLGGVARRTRESMLLCEAAGFDVILVETVGVGQSETAVAEMTDLFLLLLLPAGGDELQGLKKGIVELADMILVNKADGALADQARRTAADYHGALRLLSKAGADWTVPVLPVSAQTGDGIADAWTRMEAFRAMMADSGALTDRRAQQARNWLWDELLAEMAHRLKSDPAVRDLLPQVQKAVADGETPAPVGARRLIAALLQGK, encoded by the coding sequence ATGACGGATCTGGTTCAGACGCTTGCGGCGCGGTTGCGCGCCGGTGATCGACGCGCCCTGGCGAAGGCGGTGACCCTGGTCGAATCGGCCCGGGCCGACCACCGGGAACAGGCCGAGGCGCTGATCGCCGAAATCATGCCTGATACCGGGGGCGCCATGCGCGTCGGCATCTCCGGGGTGCCGGGCGTCGGCAAATCCACCTTCATCGAAGCCTTCGGCACCCATGTGACCGAACTGGGACACCGGATCGCGGTGCTGGCGGTCGATCCGAGTTCCAAGCGCGGTGGCGGTTCGATCCTGGGCGACAAGACACGCATGGAACTGCTGTCGCGCAACCGCGACGCCTTCATCCGCCCCTCCCCGGCCGGCGAAACCCTTGGCGGGGTCGCCCGGCGCACCCGGGAGAGTATGCTTCTGTGCGAGGCCGCCGGATTCGATGTGATCCTGGTCGAGACCGTCGGTGTCGGGCAGAGCGAAACCGCGGTGGCGGAGATGACGGACCTGTTCCTGCTGCTGCTGCTGCCGGCCGGCGGCGATGAACTGCAGGGGCTGAAGAAGGGGATCGTCGAACTGGCCGACATGATCCTGGTCAACAAGGCCGACGGCGCGCTGGCCGATCAGGCGCGGCGCACTGCAGCCGATTATCACGGTGCGCTCCGGTTGCTCAGCAAGGCCGGGGCCGACTGGACCGTGCCGGTCCTGCCGGTTTCCGCCCAGACCGGCGATGGCATCGCCGATGCCTGGACACGCATGGAGGCGTTCCGCGCGATGATGGCGGATAGCGGGGCGCTGACGGATCGGCGGGCGCAACAGGCGCGCAACTGGCTGTGGGACGAATTGTTGGCCGAAATGGCCCATCGCCTGAAATCCGATCCGGCCGTGCGGGATTTGCTGCCCCAGGTTCAGAAAGCGGTCGCGGACGGCGAAACTCCGGCGCCGGTCGGGGCGCGGCGTCTGATTGCGGCATTGTTGCAGGGCAAATAG
- the pip gene encoding prolyl aminopeptidase codes for MSRDRLYPAIEPNRRGHLDVESPHSIYWEESGNQNGIPVCFLHGGPGAGTTPGHRRFFDPDAYRIVLHDQRGAGRSRPSAEIRNNDTGRLIQDIEALRKMLDIDRWIVFGGSWGSSLALAYAEAHPERVMSLVLRGIFLCRKKEIDWFLHGMGTFFPEEHARFLGHLDPQERADPLGGYNRRLNDPDEAVHGRAAEIWSRYEAVCSTLRPNADSIRSVGFRDAALPLARLEAHYFAHNLFLEENQLLDNIGRLSGIPGVVVQGRYDVVCPPTSAYDLVQAWPDARLRIVDDAGHSATEPGIIRALVDTMDSLKATF; via the coding sequence ATGTCCCGAGACCGGCTTTATCCCGCCATCGAACCGAACCGACGCGGCCACCTGGACGTGGAGTCTCCGCATAGTATCTATTGGGAGGAGAGCGGCAACCAGAACGGGATTCCCGTCTGCTTCCTGCATGGCGGTCCGGGGGCGGGCACGACTCCGGGACATCGGCGCTTCTTCGATCCGGATGCCTACCGCATCGTGCTGCATGATCAGCGCGGCGCCGGACGGTCCCGTCCTTCCGCGGAAATCCGCAACAACGATACCGGCCGGCTGATCCAGGATATCGAGGCGCTACGCAAGATGCTGGACATCGACCGCTGGATCGTGTTCGGCGGATCCTGGGGATCAAGCCTCGCCCTGGCCTATGCCGAGGCGCATCCGGAACGCGTCATGTCGCTGGTCCTGCGCGGGATATTCCTGTGCCGCAAGAAGGAGATCGACTGGTTCCTGCACGGCATGGGCACCTTCTTTCCGGAAGAACATGCCCGGTTCCTGGGCCATCTGGACCCGCAGGAACGGGCCGACCCGCTGGGTGGCTACAATCGGCGTCTGAACGACCCGGACGAGGCCGTGCATGGCCGCGCCGCGGAGATCTGGAGCCGCTACGAGGCGGTCTGTTCGACCCTGCGCCCCAATGCCGACAGCATCCGGTCGGTCGGCTTTCGCGACGCGGCCCTGCCGCTGGCCCGGCTGGAAGCGCATTACTTCGCCCACAATCTGTTTCTGGAAGAGAACCAGCTTCTCGACAATATCGGGCGCCTGTCGGGCATTCCGGGTGTGGTGGTCCAGGGACGTTACGACGTGGTCTGCCCGCCGACCTCCGCCTACGATCTGGTCCAGGCCTGGCCGGATGCGCGGCTGCGCATTGTCGACGATGCCGGCCACTCCGCGACCGAGCCCGGAATCATCCGCGCGCTGGTCGACACGATGGATTCGCTGAAGGCGACTTTCTGA
- a CDS encoding thermonuclease family protein produces the protein MQYADRDRAAQSRFSRRCFVAGLAGAPFAFATGRAGGAAPPGPPSFLARAIAAEDGRMLRLSDGRRVVLPHVLPPGPDRHEPMADTGPIRAAARHLADRALGRELRVDLAAVPQDRYGRLRARISVDGLDLAQALCAAGTVRVFPEPGAAPDRIADLIRAESRARKTGTGFWSDGFFSVLQAVPPPTGVDRFEIVTGRVIAVTPVGDRDHLEFGPDWRVDFTAGLARRLRRVLASQGNDVDALPGRQVTVRGWLRSWNGPFMEIREATGLTLP, from the coding sequence GTGCAGTATGCCGACAGGGATCGGGCGGCGCAAAGCCGTTTCTCGCGCCGCTGCTTCGTCGCGGGGCTGGCGGGGGCCCCCTTTGCGTTTGCAACCGGCCGGGCCGGAGGGGCCGCTCCACCCGGGCCGCCGAGCTTTCTGGCGCGCGCGATCGCCGCGGAGGACGGCCGGATGCTGCGGCTTTCGGACGGTCGGCGCGTGGTCCTGCCCCATGTGCTGCCGCCGGGTCCCGACCGGCATGAACCGATGGCGGATACAGGGCCGATTCGCGCGGCTGCCCGGCACCTTGCGGACCGAGCCCTGGGGCGTGAGTTGCGGGTCGATCTGGCCGCGGTGCCGCAGGACCGGTACGGCCGGTTGCGAGCCCGCATTTCGGTGGACGGGCTCGATCTGGCGCAGGCCCTGTGCGCAGCGGGCACGGTGCGGGTCTTTCCGGAACCCGGCGCGGCGCCGGACCGGATCGCCGACCTGATCCGGGCGGAATCCCGGGCCCGAAAGACGGGTACAGGCTTCTGGTCCGATGGATTCTTCTCGGTCCTGCAGGCCGTGCCGCCGCCGACGGGCGTGGATCGGTTCGAGATCGTGACGGGAAGGGTGATCGCGGTCACCCCGGTGGGCGACCGCGACCATCTGGAATTCGGTCCGGATTGGCGTGTGGATTTCACCGCGGGTCTGGCGCGGCGGCTGCGCAGGGTGCTCGCTTCGCAGGGAAACGATGTCGATGCGCTGCCGGGCCGCCAGGTGACGGTGCGCGGCTGGCTGCGGTCCTGGAACGGACCGTTCATGGAAATCCGGGAGGCGACCGGCCTCACGCTTCCATGA
- a CDS encoding RNA polymerase factor sigma-32, with protein MAHLDDPATQRANVRFIRQSMKQPLLTRELEMELGRRWRDDGDEDALHELVSCYTRLVISMASRFRNYGLPMGDLVQEGNVGLMQAAARFEPERDVRFSTYASWWIRSAMQDYVLRNWSIVRTGTTAAQKSLFFNLRRLRAKITDASATQLTPEQRQTIAEELRVNVGDVEQMESRLSASDQSLNAQVGEEGDEEWMGFLPDEGPSPEEVVTGLKDAESRSRWLREAIGELSEREQTIIHRRRLVEDGATLEELGKVLGVSKERVRQLEHRAMQKLKVSIERRVDRPMDLLMEA; from the coding sequence ATGGCACATCTCGACGATCCGGCAACACAACGCGCGAATGTCCGTTTCATCCGGCAATCCATGAAGCAGCCGCTTCTGACGCGCGAACTGGAAATGGAGCTGGGTCGGCGCTGGCGTGACGACGGCGACGAAGATGCCCTGCACGAACTGGTCAGCTGCTACACCCGGCTTGTGATCAGCATGGCGTCGCGCTTCCGCAATTACGGGCTGCCGATGGGCGATCTGGTTCAGGAGGGCAATGTCGGCCTGATGCAGGCCGCGGCGCGCTTCGAACCGGAACGCGATGTCCGCTTCTCGACCTATGCCAGTTGGTGGATCCGCTCCGCCATGCAGGATTACGTGCTGCGCAACTGGTCGATCGTCCGGACCGGGACGACGGCCGCCCAGAAATCGCTGTTCTTCAACCTGCGGCGGCTTCGGGCCAAGATCACCGATGCCTCGGCGACACAGCTGACGCCGGAGCAGCGCCAGACCATCGCCGAAGAGCTGAGAGTGAATGTCGGCGATGTCGAACAGATGGAAAGCCGGTTGTCCGCCTCGGACCAGTCCCTCAATGCCCAGGTCGGTGAGGAGGGCGATGAGGAATGGATGGGGTTCCTGCCCGATGAGGGGCCGAGCCCGGAAGAGGTCGTCACCGGCCTGAAGGACGCGGAAAGCCGGTCGCGCTGGCTGCGCGAGGCGATCGGGGAACTGAGCGAACGCGAGCAGACCATCATCCACCGCCGCCGTCTCGTGGAAGACGGGGCAACCCTGGAAGAGCTCGGCAAGGTTCTGGGCGTCAGCAAGGAGCGGGTGCGCCAGTTGGAGCACCGGGCGATGCAGAAGTTGAAGGTCTCGATCGAGCGCCGTGTCGACCGTCCGATGGACCTGCTCATGGAAGCGTGA
- a CDS encoding CarD family transcriptional regulator, with protein sequence MSQKNAYTKGDFVVYPTHGVGKVLGVEDQEIAGQKIELIIIEFDKDRMTLRVPVAKADKSGLRKLSSPEMMKSALKTLKGKSRVRRTMWSRRAQEYEAKINSGDPVAIAEVVRDLFRNANQPDQSYSERQLYQAALDRLAREFAAVEDLGEEEAALKLEEMMEKAAA encoded by the coding sequence ATGTCTCAGAAAAATGCCTATACGAAGGGTGATTTCGTCGTCTACCCGACGCACGGCGTCGGCAAGGTGCTGGGCGTCGAAGACCAGGAGATCGCCGGCCAGAAGATCGAACTCATCATTATCGAGTTCGACAAGGACCGGATGACCCTGCGCGTCCCCGTCGCCAAGGCGGACAAGTCGGGGCTGCGCAAGCTGTCCTCGCCGGAGATGATGAAGAGTGCGCTGAAGACCCTGAAGGGCAAGAGCCGCGTGCGCCGCACCATGTGGTCGCGCCGGGCCCAGGAATACGAAGCAAAGATCAATTCGGGCGATCCGGTCGCGATCGCGGAGGTCGTCCGCGACCTGTTCCGCAACGCCAACCAGCCGGACCAGTCCTACAGTGAACGTCAGCTCTATCAGGCGGCCCTGGACCGTCTGGCGCGCGAATTCGCCGCGGTCGAGGACCTGGGCGAAGAAGAAGCGGCGCTGAAGCTGGAAGAAATGATGGAAAAGGCTGCGGCCTGA
- a CDS encoding ferredoxin family protein: MTYVVTEDCIKCKHMDCVEVCPVDCFYEGENMLVIHPDECIDCGVCEPECPAEAILPDTESEAEKWLELNKQYSEVWPNITQIGTPPADAAEWQGVPDKFKNYFSEKPGEGS; the protein is encoded by the coding sequence ATGACCTACGTCGTCACGGAAGACTGCATCAAGTGCAAGCACATGGACTGTGTCGAGGTCTGTCCGGTGGATTGCTTCTATGAAGGCGAGAACATGCTGGTCATCCATCCGGACGAATGCATCGACTGCGGCGTCTGCGAACCGGAATGCCCGGCCGAGGCGATCCTGCCCGACACCGAAAGCGAAGCCGAGAAGTGGCTGGAACTCAACAAGCAGTATTCCGAGGTCTGGCCGAACATCACGCAGATCGGGACGCCGCCGGCGGATGCCGCCGAATGGCAGGGCGTGCCGGACAAGTTCAAGAACTACTTCTCTGAAAAGCCGGGCGAAGGCAGCTGA
- a CDS encoding DUF938 domain-containing protein has product MSSTGSRRHAPATLRNRDAILSRLTVHLPDSGTVLEIASGTGEHAAYFTPRLGAGITWCPSDRDPASLADIDGYARDSGCGRIAPAQPLDVSQRGWAPDRAIDAIFCANMIHIAPWSAALGLFDGAGRLLPAGGRLMLYGPFARNGRHTAPSNADFDASLRARDPSWGVRDLEGDLLPIAAAAGLQLHADDPMPANNFLMVFEKAEPAR; this is encoded by the coding sequence ATGTCGTCCACCGGATCGCGGCGCCACGCGCCGGCGACGTTGCGCAACAGGGACGCCATCCTGTCCCGACTGACCGTTCATCTGCCCGATAGCGGCACGGTGCTGGAAATCGCATCCGGCACGGGAGAGCATGCGGCCTATTTCACGCCGCGGCTCGGGGCCGGGATAACCTGGTGTCCCAGTGACCGGGATCCAGCAAGCCTTGCCGATATCGACGGCTATGCCCGCGACAGCGGCTGCGGGCGCATCGCCCCGGCTCAGCCGCTGGACGTGTCGCAGCGCGGCTGGGCCCCGGACCGGGCGATCGATGCGATCTTCTGCGCCAACATGATTCATATCGCGCCCTGGTCCGCGGCGCTAGGCCTGTTCGACGGCGCGGGGCGGTTGCTGCCGGCGGGCGGGCGGTTGATGCTGTACGGGCCGTTCGCAAGGAACGGCCGTCACACCGCGCCCAGCAATGCGGACTTCGACGCATCGCTGCGGGCGCGGGACCCGTCCTGGGGGGTGCGGGACCTGGAAGGCGACCTTCTTCCGATCGCCGCCGCCGCCGGATTGCAGCTTCATGCCGACGATCCGATGCCGGCGAACAATTTCCTCATGGTGTTCGAAAAGGCGGAGCCGGCCCGATGA
- a CDS encoding benzoate/H(+) symporter BenE family transporter, which produces MRFSLFSNALVAVLVGFGGSIAIILAGIRAVGASPAETASWITALCIAMAVTSPLLSLLHRMPIVTAWSTPGAALIGATMVAGAPTIGIEAAVGAFLLAAVLIVLSAAIKPLADAIARIPTAVAAAMLAGVLIGFSIAVFDAASGDPLLVLPLVAVFLLVRLFSATWAVLAVIAAGVAWAMALGRVEPLQGELATATLVLITPEFDPAVLIGLGVPLFLVSMASQNLPGFAVLSAAGYTPPARSTLAVTGLASLFTAPFGAHTTTLAAITASLCTGPDTHPDPAQRWKAGLFYGAGYLILAGVGVTLVAGFAALPPAVIVTVAGLALVGPLMGSLSAALAPEETRFAAVLTLVATASGLSLFGIGSAFWGLVLGLLVLGLDALTRKVKAS; this is translated from the coding sequence ATGAGATTTTCCCTGTTCAGCAATGCCCTGGTGGCCGTTCTGGTCGGCTTCGGCGGCAGCATCGCGATCATCCTGGCCGGTATCCGCGCGGTCGGTGCCTCCCCGGCGGAAACCGCGTCCTGGATCACCGCCCTGTGCATCGCCATGGCCGTGACAAGCCCTCTGTTGTCGCTGCTGCACCGGATGCCGATCGTCACCGCCTGGTCGACGCCGGGCGCGGCACTGATCGGCGCCACCATGGTCGCCGGCGCCCCGACCATCGGGATCGAGGCCGCCGTCGGCGCCTTCCTGCTGGCCGCGGTGCTGATCGTGCTCAGCGCCGCGATCAAGCCGCTGGCGGATGCCATTGCCAGAATTCCGACCGCGGTCGCTGCCGCCATGCTGGCCGGGGTGCTGATCGGGTTTTCCATCGCGGTGTTCGACGCGGCCTCCGGGGACCCGCTTCTGGTGTTGCCGCTGGTCGCGGTCTTTCTGCTCGTGCGCCTGTTCAGCGCGACCTGGGCGGTGCTGGCCGTCATTGCAGCCGGCGTGGCCTGGGCCATGGCGCTCGGTCGGGTCGAACCGCTCCAGGGCGAACTGGCGACGGCGACGCTCGTCCTGATCACGCCGGAATTCGATCCGGCGGTCCTGATCGGGCTGGGCGTGCCGCTGTTCCTGGTGTCGATGGCCTCGCAGAACCTGCCCGGATTCGCGGTACTTTCGGCCGCCGGTTACACGCCGCCGGCGCGGTCGACCTTGGCGGTTACCGGTCTGGCATCGCTGTTCACCGCGCCGTTCGGGGCGCATACCACGACCCTGGCGGCGATCACCGCTTCGCTGTGCACCGGCCCGGACACCCATCCCGATCCGGCGCAGCGCTGGAAGGCCGGGCTGTTCTATGGTGCGGGCTATCTGATCCTGGCCGGGGTCGGGGTGACGCTGGTCGCCGGCTTTGCCGCGCTGCCGCCGGCGGTGATCGTGACGGTGGCGGGGCTGGCCCTGGTCGGGCCGCTGATGGGATCGCTGAGCGCCGCCCTGGCGCCGGAGGAAACGCGCTTTGCTGCCGTTCTGACCCTGGTGGCCACGGCATCCGGGCTTTCCCTGTTCGGGATCGGCTCCGCCTTCTGGGGGCTGGTGCTGGGATTGCTGGTGCTCGGCCTGGACGCCCTCACCCGGAAGGTGAAGGCGTCCTGA
- a CDS encoding CbtA family protein has protein sequence MFKRLFGAAFAAGIVAGLAISAIQEFTTTPIILHAEEYENAGEEQAAVQDAAVFRVAGTGAFPGFTLYKAHSDEAHGDEEAWGPEDGLERSLYSAGTNIVMGVAFALMLTAAFAVHGGAMNGRTGLLWGIGGFTVFTLGPNLGLPPEVPGSMAAELGARQIWWIGCAIATGIGLALAVFGRKLPFVILGILLMAAPHIVGAPQPAAVGGGVPPEIAGHFAAASIVVAAIFWAMLGWLSGTFYQRFSGASA, from the coding sequence ATGTTCAAGCGCCTTTTCGGCGCGGCATTTGCCGCGGGCATCGTCGCGGGTCTAGCGATCAGCGCGATTCAGGAGTTCACCACCACCCCCATCATCCTCCATGCCGAGGAATACGAGAATGCGGGCGAAGAACAGGCGGCCGTTCAGGACGCTGCGGTCTTCCGCGTCGCCGGCACCGGGGCCTTCCCCGGGTTCACCCTCTACAAGGCCCATAGCGACGAGGCCCATGGCGACGAGGAAGCCTGGGGACCGGAAGACGGTCTCGAGCGCTCACTCTATTCCGCCGGCACCAACATCGTCATGGGCGTCGCCTTCGCCCTGATGCTGACGGCCGCCTTCGCCGTCCATGGCGGCGCGATGAACGGCCGGACCGGCCTGCTCTGGGGTATCGGCGGGTTCACCGTCTTCACCCTGGGCCCGAATCTGGGCCTTCCGCCGGAAGTGCCCGGTAGCATGGCCGCGGAACTGGGCGCGCGTCAGATCTGGTGGATCGGCTGTGCCATCGCGACCGGGATTGGTCTGGCCCTTGCCGTCTTCGGCCGCAAGCTGCCCTTCGTCATTCTGGGCATTCTGCTGATGGCGGCTCCGCATATCGTCGGCGCCCCGCAGCCGGCCGCGGTCGGCGGCGGCGTTCCGCCGGAAATCGCCGGCCATTTCGCGGCCGCCTCCATCGTCGTCGCGGCGATCTTCTGGGCCATGCTGGGCTGGCTCAGCGGGACCTTCTATCAGCGGTTCTCGGGCGCCAGCGCCTGA
- a CDS encoding CbtB domain-containing protein, giving the protein MNDRIQATTADQVETESRTNVLAAAVAAALFGTFLFLGMGFAHSDTIHNATHDVRHALALPCH; this is encoded by the coding sequence ATGAACGATCGCATTCAGGCCACGACCGCCGATCAGGTTGAAACGGAATCCCGGACCAACGTGCTGGCTGCTGCCGTAGCGGCAGCGCTGTTCGGCACGTTCCTGTTCCTGGGTATGGGCTTCGCGCATTCGGACACGATCCACAATGCGACCCATGACGTGCGGCACGCGCTGGCGCTGCCCTGCCACTAA